From Thalassospiraceae bacterium LMO-JJ14:
GACCGGATACAGGCCGGTGCGGAAATAGACATCGATATAGTTGAGCCCGACGGCGTTCTGCTTGATGCGGACCTCGCCCGGGCCTGGATCACCGACCTCGATGTCTTCCCATTTCATTACCTCCGGGCCGCCTGCCTCGTAAACACGAATGCCTTTGGTCATGGTTATCCTCCCCTTTGAAAAGTGTTGTTAATGAAAAATATGGGGTGCCGATCCGGTTCCGACAAGCGATCAGATCAGCTCGACCCGCGCGCCTTCCAGCGCCAGCAGTTGCCGCTTGGTGTCGGTGCCGTCGGCAAACGAGTATCCGCCCAACGCACCGTTCGCGCCGAGCACCCGGTGGCACGGAATGACGATGGGGATCGGATTGGCGCCACAGGCCCCGCCGATGGCGCGCGGCGCACTGCCGAGCGCACGGGCAAGATCGCCATAGGTCCGTGTTTCACCGTAGGGAATGGCGGTCATGGCGGACCATATCTCGCGCTGCCGGGGCGTGCCCGCAGGGGCCAGGGGCAGGTCGAAGTTCTGCAGCCGGCCGTCGAAATAGGCGTCGATCTGTCGCCGTGCTTCGAGCAGCAGCGGATCGTCGCTGCCGACGCCCGGAATCGCACCGGCCTCGACGACGATCAGATGATCGTTTTCGCTGAACACCGTCAGCGGCCCGATCGGCGAATTGAACGACAGATAGGCTGGAACGGATGTCATGGGGTTATACCAAGTACGCTCGCCAACTCGCCGGCATCGGTGATCGGCAGGCTGCAGGTCGGACCGGTGCAGACATAAGCGGCGGGCTTTTCGTCGACCATGCCCTTGCCGGCGGCGGCATGGTTTTCCGGCAAGTCCGAACCGGGGGCGACATGCGTGACAACGCCCAGTCGGTTCGGCGATTTCAGGGCAACCGCTGAAAGAGCCCGGGTCGCGGCATCGTCCGGATCGCCGGCGATCACGATCTGGGTGCCGCGGAGCAGCATTTCCCACGCTATCAGCAGAGTCGGATGGTGCAGGTTGTGATTGGTCTCTGCGGTGATGAAGGTTTGGAACAGGCTTTCCACGCGCGCCCGATAGGTCTCGTTGCCGGTCATCAGATACAGCCGCACCAGCACCTCGGCCATGGTGCCGTTGCCGGCAGGCTGGGCATTGTCGAAGATCGGTTTCGGGCGGGCGACCAGTCCCGGCGTGTCGTCGGCCGACATGAAGTAACCACCGCCGTCCGGGTCGAGGTAATGCGTTTCGGCCTGCGCCACCCAGGTTTCCGCATCGGCAATGTAGGCGTTGTCGCCCGTTGCTTCCGACAGGTAAAGCGCGGCCCGCGCCATGTTGGCGAGATCGTCGATCACCGCCGGGTGCTGTAATTGTCCGGCGCAGAAGGAATGCCGGAGGCGGGCGTCCGCCGCCGTCATATTGGTTTTGATCCAGGCGAAAACATCGCAGGCTAGGCCGACCCAGTCGGGGCGATCATACACAATTCCGGCCCGCACCAGTCCGGCGATCATCAGGCCGTTCCAGTCCGCCAGGATCTTGTCGTCACGGCCGGGACGGATGCGGCCGTCGCGGCGCGCCATCAGTTTTTCCCTGAGCGGCGCCATGGCGGCTTCGGTATCGTCGTCCCAATCCATGCTGGAGAGCCGGTTGAGGATCGTCTTGCCTTCCCAGTTACCATACGGCTTGACGTCGTAGACTTTCGAAAACGTAGCGGCGTCGTCCCCCAGTACGTCGGCGACTTCATCGGCTGACCAGACGTAGAACTTGCCCTCTTCGCCCTCGCTGTCGGCGTCGAGCGCGCCGGCGAAGGCAAAGCCGTCAGGAAA
This genomic window contains:
- a CDS encoding methylated-DNA--[protein]-cysteine S-methyltransferase produces the protein MTSVPAYLSFNSPIGPLTVFSENDHLIVVEAGAIPGVGSDDPLLLEARRQIDAYFDGRLQNFDLPLAPAGTPRQREIWSAMTAIPYGETRTYGDLARALGSAPRAIGGACGANPIPIVIPCHRVLGANGALGGYSFADGTDTKRQLLALEGARVELI
- a CDS encoding thioredoxin domain-containing protein, encoding MSRNRLDQETSPYLLQHKDNPVRWYAWGDDALEAARTQNKPILLSIGYAACHWCHVMAHESFENQAIADEMNARFVNIKVDREERPDIDNIYQTALQLLGEHGGWPLTMFLTPDGDPFWGGTYFPPTPRYGRPGFDQVLKSIANTYANAPDQVSGNVGAIRDAMHAALAPKGGGGMSLEALDQIAAAAVSMIDTRHGGTQGAPKFPQPMFYRFLWTTHLRGTGAVFADAVRLSLDNMCQGGIYDHLGGGFARYSTDERWLAPHFEKMLYDNALLIELMSDVSLKTESPLYAKRTTETIDWLLREMKNGKEGPHDFPDGFAFAGALDADSEGEEGKFYVWSADEVADVLGDDAATFSKVYDVKPYGNWEGKTILNRLSSMDWDDDTEAAMAPLREKLMARRDGRIRPGRDDKILADWNGLMIAGLVRAGIVYDRPDWVGLACDVFAWIKTNMTAADARLRHSFCAGQLQHPAVIDDLANMARAALYLSEATGDNAYIADAETWVAQAETHYLDPDGGGYFMSADDTPGLVARPKPIFDNAQPAGNGTMAEVLVRLYLMTGNETYRARVESLFQTFITAETNHNLHHPTLLIAWEMLLRGTQIVIAGDPDDAATRALSAVALKSPNRLGVVTHVAPGSDLPENHAAAGKGMVDEKPAAYVCTGPTCSLPITDAGELASVLGITP